Proteins encoded together in one Venturia canescens isolate UGA chromosome 10, ASM1945775v1, whole genome shotgun sequence window:
- the noi gene encoding splicing factor 3A subunit 3, whose translation METILEQQRRYHEERERLVDAMVKEMLHKKPGHRENINSEHRLKMLLDQFMDSTAHLQDLYEDKDGQRKEEVQALSGPNEFSEFYSRLKSIKEFYRRHPNEISVPMSVEFEELAKMRENPTEELANLVEFTDEEGYGKYLDLHECYEKYINLKGIEKIDYITYLSTFDHLFDIPRERKNAEYRRYVEALLTYLTEYLTRVKPLHDLSLEVEEAHRQFEVQWEGNTFPGWPKETGSAMTHVGAHLELSAFSSWEELASLGLDRLKSALMALGLKCGGTLEERAQRLFSTKGEASLDPNLLAKSKKRGHTRSKDIAKQKDIAKLEAQVYKLAELVSSQRVATKENVQRKQARTEGERGDSDAEASASESEEEDDNEVPYNPKNLPLGWDGKPIPYWLYKLHGLNISYNCEICGNFTYKGPKAFQRHFAEWRHAHGMRCLGIPNTAHFANVTQIEDALALWEKLKSQKQAERWQPEQEEEFEDSLGNVVNRKTYEDLKRQGLL comes from the exons ATGGAAACGATTCTGGAGCAACAACGACGTTATCACGAGGAGAGAGAACGTCTCGTTGATGCAATGGTCAAAGAAATGCTGCATAAAAAACCTGGTCATCGAGAAAATATAAACTCCGAACATCGGCTCAAAATGTTGCTCGATCAGTTTATGGACAGCACAGCACATTTGCAAGATTTATACGAAGATAAAGATGGACAGAGGAAGGAAGAG GTACAAGCACTGTCCGGTCCAAACGAGTTTTCTGAATTTTACTCTCGTCTCAAATCCATCAAAGAATTTTATCGTCGGCATCCCAATGAGATAAGTGTTCCAATGTCAGTAGAATTTGAGGAATTGGCGAAGATGCGAGAGAATCCAACGGAGGAATTGGCCAATTTGGTTGAGTTTACGGACGAAGAGGGTTATGGAAAGTACTTGGATCTTCACGAgtgttacgaaaaatacataaacTTGAAGGgtatagaaaaaatcgattatatAACATACTTGTCCACGTTTGATCATTTGTTCGATAtaccgagagagagaaagaacgcAGAATACAGACGTTACGTAGAGGCGCTGCTAACCTATTTGACAGAATATTTGACAAGAGTAAAACCTTTGCACGATCTGAGTCTGGAAGTGGAAGAAGCTCACAGGCAATTCGAAGTTCAGTGGGAAGGCAATACTTTTCCTGGCTGGCCCAAAGAAACCGGAAGTGCTATGACCCATGTCGGCGCTCATTTGGAGCTAAGCGCTTTCTCTTCGTGGGAAGAATTGGCTTCCCTCGGTTTGGACAGATTGAAGTCCGCGTTGATGGCCCTCGGCCTCAAATGCGGAGGAACTTTGGAAGAAAGAGCACAACGATTATTCAGTACCAAAGGGGAAGCTTCTCTCGATCCAAATTTGCTGGcgaagagtaaaaaaagagGTCACACGAGGAGCAAGGATATCGCTAAGCAAAAAGATATTGCCAAGCTCGAAGCTCAGGTTTACAAGCTGGCAGAGTTAGTTTCTAGTCAAAGAGTCGCCACGAAGGAAAATGTGCAACGAAAGCAAGCCAGAACCGAGGGTGAACGCGGGGACTCGGATGCCGAGGCAAGTGCGAGCGAATCGGAGGAAGAGGACGACAACGAAGTTCCTTATAATCCCAAAAATTTGCCTCTGGGTTGGGACGGCAAGCCGATTCCCTACTGGTTGTATAAACTTCACGGTTTGAACATCAGTTATAACTGTGAAATTTGTGGTAATTTCACGTACAAAGGACCCAAAGCTTTCCAACGACATTTTGCCGAATGGCGACACGCCCATGGCATGCGTTGTCTCGGCATTCCAAACACCGCGCATTTCGCCAACGTCACACAAATCGAAGACGCTCTTGCTCTTTGGGAAAAATTGAAGTCTCAAAAACAAGCCGAGCGATGGCAGCCCGAACAGGAGGAGGAATTCGAGGACTCCCTTGGCAACGTCGTCAATCGAAAAACTTACGAAGATCTCAAACGTCAGGGTCTTCTTTGA